Below is a window of Anaerobacillus alkaliphilus DNA.
AAGTGCAAATCATTCCGAACCATGCTTGCGTTGTTGCGAATTTATTTGATGAATACTTTGTTCATCGAGATGGCGAAATTGTGGATACATGGCAAGTGGATGCGCGCGGAAAGATGAGGTAGTGAATTTCCAACTAAAAAAGGTGAGGTAATCGTTATCGACTACTCTCACCTTCTTCTTTATAACCTTACACTTACGCAAACATTAAAATAGCTAAAAAATGGACAACTGTTCCTGCAAGGACAAACAAATGCCAGACCATGTGATGAAATCGGAACCATCGGAACATGTAAAATAATGCCCCAACAGTGTAAAGCAATCCACCTACAATCAATAACACAACTCCTACATCATCAAAATTTGTCACAAGAGGCTCCCATGCAAAAACAATTAACCACCCCATAACAACATAAAGGATTGTAGAAGCGTACATAAATCTCTTCACAAAGAATACCTTAAACAGTACGCCAATCCCGGCAATCGACCATAAGAGTATTAATAGGTAGATGGCCAACTTTCCACCTATAACATTAACTAAAATCGGTGTATATGAACCTGCAATAAACAAGTAAATGGAGGAGTGATCAAATATTTCAAATAAATTTTTTACTTTCCCTTCAGGAAATGCGTGAAGTAACGTCGATGATACATACAGAAGTAACATTGTTACCCCATAGATCGTATAGCTAATAATTGATGCTACCGAACCTTCTAGCGATGCAAAGACAATTAATAACGTTAATGCTGAAATACTAAATACAATCCCAATACCATGAGATATGGCATTAGCAATTTCTTCTCCCTTTGAATAACTATGTGTAGTTGCCATTCAACTATTACCCCTTTCCAATAAAGCTCACCATATATATTACCACTAGATTAGACTTTTACCCAGTGATATACATAATGCAATAATAGTTGATTTGGTGAAAAGCAAATTTTTTACTCCAACCACTCTAATCATGATGAGTGGGTATAAAAGCTTGTACGACCCTTATTTGGCATTTGGAAAGGTTAATGTAATATTTGTACCACTACCAATCATACTTGTCACTTCAATAGTTCCGTTCATTGATTTTATTATATTGATCGCTACCATTGTCCCAAGACCAGTGCCTGTTTTTTTGGTCGATTGATAAGGAACTCCGACCATTTCAATTTGGTCTTGAGACATCCCAATACCTGTATCTTTAATAAGAATTTGAACTTCCTTATTCGATGAATTAGCACTAATACTTAACTTACCGCCGTTAGGCATCGCTTCAATTCCATTTTTCGTAAGATTAATTAAGCATTGTCGAAACTTTTGCGTATCACCTATAATAGTGCCAGCTTTTACATCTGAACTGTCTATATCCACTCCAAACATCAGGGCATACGGTCTCATTACCTTAACAACGTATTCAATTTCATCCCAAAGTTCTAGCTTAATGAAGTTTATTTCCTCACTAGGCCTAGCATAGGTTAAATAATCTGTAATAATAGTCTGAGCTCTATCTAATTCTTGTAAAGAAAGATTGAGGTAATCCCTTCGCTTTTGGGTATCAATATTTTCATCTTTTAAGAGCTGTAAAAAACCTCTGGTAACAGTTAATGGATTACGCACTTCATGAGAGACACTAGCTGCTAGCTGACTAACAACCCGT
It encodes the following:
- the trhA gene encoding PAQR family membrane homeostasis protein TrhA → MATTHSYSKGEEIANAISHGIGIVFSISALTLLIVFASLEGSVASIISYTIYGVTMLLLYVSSTLLHAFPEGKVKNLFEIFDHSSIYLFIAGSYTPILVNVIGGKLAIYLLILLWSIAGIGVLFKVFFVKRFMYASTILYVVMGWLIVFAWEPLVTNFDDVGVVLLIVGGLLYTVGALFYMFRWFRFHHMVWHLFVLAGTVVHFLAILMFA
- a CDS encoding sensor histidine kinase — protein: MIYLLLNVLIVLFCTFMYYMFLLKPELEKRYRQLLISVVSMIAITLCMMFPFADLDGNIYDLRALPFLIGALYGGRKVAITLFFGVITVRLFMGINLGFYITVVHTFIMFLYTYYFSSTFKRSKFSTKLLSSIIFVSFIYLLNYGLLFFYFDSFDEYKISILLNKFLVLILSLILILYIIEYLLQNFRFKEELNEAEKLRVVSQLAASVSHEVRNPLTVTRGFLQLLKDENIDTQKRRDYLNLSLQELDRAQTIITDYLTYARPSEEINFIKLELWDEIEYVVKVMRPYALMFGVDIDSSDVKAGTIIGDTQKFRQCLINLTKNGIEAMPNGGKLSISANSSNKEVQILIKDTGIGMSQDQIEMVGVPYQSTKKTGTGLGTMVAINIIKSMNGTIEVTSMIGSGTNITLTFPNAK